A stretch of the Clavibacter sp. B3I6 genome encodes the following:
- the carB gene encoding carbamoyl-phosphate synthase large subunit, whose product MPKRADINSVLVIGSGPIVIGQAAEFDYSGTQACRVLREEGVRVILVNSNPATIMTDPDFADATYIEPITSEVLEKIIIKERPDAVLPTLGGQTALNAAIRLDELGILAKHGVELIGAKVEAIQKGEDRQLFKDLVIESGADVARSHVAKTLEQAVEYAEDLGYPLVIRPSFTMGGLGSGFAHTRAELERMVADGLQSSPTTEVLLEESILGWKEYELELMRDTADNTVVVCSIENVDPVGVHTGDSITVAPALTLTDREYQHMRDIGIDIIRRVGVDTGGCNIQFAVDPADGRLIVIEMNPRVSRSSALASKATGFPIAKIAAKLAIGYRLDEIPNDITKVTPASFEPTLDYVVVKVPRFAFEKFPAADAELTTTMKSVGEAMAIGRNYSTALQKALRSLEKRGSSFHWGPEARSVDELLEVSRTPTDGRIVTVQQALRAGATAEQVFDATKIDPWFIDQIVLINEVADAVRDAEELDAGTLREAKDHGFSDAQIAEIRGLAEQEVRDTRHAADIRPVFKTVDTCAGEFPALTPYHYSSYDSETEIVPSDRRKVIILGSGPNRIGQGIEFDYSCVHASFALAEAGYETIMINCNPETVSTDYDTSDRLYFEPLTLEDVLEIVHAEQQAGELVGVVVQLGGQTALGLAKGLEAAGVPILGTSPSAIDLAEERGLFSGILDAAGLVAPRNGTATVIEEAVVVAEEIGYPVLVRPSYVLGGRGMEIVFDTATLHDYFLRMADQGIIGAGKPLLIDRFLDDAIEIDIDAIYDGTELYVGGVMEHIEEAGIHSGDSSCTLPPVTLGRGQIQQVVDATRAIAEGVGVRGLLNVQFAIGAGVLYVLEANPRASRTVPFVSKALGIPLAKAASLVMVGTSIAELKASGLLPERDGSDVPMDSPVAVKEAVLPFKRFRTKDGLIVDSVLGPEMRSTGEVMGIDRDFPRAFAKSQEAAFGGLPLSGTVFVSVADRDKRSIVLPVLRLQQLGFEVLATAGTAEILSRNGIQARVVRKYSESPAEGDSPSIVDLINRDQVDVVINTPSGRTARADGYEIRAAAVAADKPLFTTIAQLTAAVASFDAIRAGFDVTSLQDYAIAREARR is encoded by the coding sequence ATGCCCAAGCGCGCCGACATCAACTCCGTCCTCGTCATCGGCTCCGGGCCGATCGTCATCGGACAGGCGGCCGAGTTCGACTACTCCGGCACCCAGGCCTGCCGCGTGCTCCGCGAGGAGGGCGTGCGCGTCATCCTCGTGAACTCGAACCCGGCCACGATCATGACCGACCCGGACTTCGCGGACGCGACCTACATCGAGCCGATCACGAGCGAGGTGCTCGAGAAGATCATCATCAAGGAGAGGCCGGACGCGGTCCTCCCGACGCTCGGCGGCCAGACGGCCCTCAACGCGGCCATCCGGCTCGACGAGCTCGGCATCCTCGCCAAGCACGGCGTCGAGCTCATCGGCGCCAAGGTCGAGGCCATCCAGAAGGGCGAGGACCGCCAGCTCTTCAAGGACCTCGTGATCGAGTCCGGCGCCGACGTCGCCCGCTCGCACGTGGCGAAGACGCTCGAGCAGGCCGTGGAGTACGCCGAGGACCTCGGCTACCCGCTCGTGATCCGCCCCTCCTTCACCATGGGCGGCCTCGGCTCCGGCTTCGCGCACACGCGCGCCGAGCTCGAGCGCATGGTCGCCGACGGCCTGCAGTCGAGCCCCACCACCGAGGTGCTCCTCGAGGAGTCGATCCTCGGCTGGAAGGAGTACGAGCTGGAGCTCATGCGCGACACGGCCGACAACACGGTCGTCGTCTGCTCCATCGAGAACGTCGACCCCGTCGGCGTGCACACGGGCGACTCGATCACGGTCGCGCCCGCCCTCACGCTCACCGACCGCGAGTACCAGCACATGCGCGACATCGGCATCGACATCATCCGCCGGGTGGGCGTCGACACCGGCGGCTGCAACATCCAGTTCGCGGTCGACCCCGCGGACGGCCGCCTCATCGTCATCGAGATGAACCCGCGCGTCTCCCGGTCCAGCGCGCTCGCGTCGAAGGCCACCGGCTTCCCGATCGCGAAGATCGCGGCGAAGCTCGCCATCGGCTACCGGCTCGACGAGATCCCGAACGACATCACCAAGGTCACGCCCGCGAGCTTCGAGCCCACGCTCGACTACGTGGTCGTCAAGGTCCCGCGCTTCGCGTTCGAGAAGTTCCCGGCGGCCGACGCCGAGCTCACCACGACCATGAAGTCGGTGGGCGAGGCCATGGCCATCGGCCGCAACTACTCCACCGCCCTGCAGAAGGCGCTGCGCTCGCTCGAGAAGCGCGGATCCTCGTTCCACTGGGGCCCCGAGGCCCGCTCGGTCGACGAGCTCCTCGAGGTGAGCCGCACGCCCACCGACGGCCGCATCGTCACGGTGCAGCAGGCCCTCCGCGCCGGCGCGACCGCCGAGCAGGTCTTCGACGCGACGAAGATCGACCCCTGGTTCATCGACCAGATCGTGCTCATCAACGAGGTCGCCGACGCCGTGCGCGACGCCGAGGAGCTCGACGCGGGGACGCTGCGCGAGGCGAAGGACCACGGCTTCTCGGACGCGCAGATCGCCGAGATCCGCGGTCTCGCCGAGCAGGAGGTGCGCGACACCCGCCACGCGGCGGACATCCGCCCCGTCTTCAAGACGGTCGACACCTGCGCGGGCGAGTTCCCGGCCCTCACGCCGTACCACTACTCGAGCTACGACTCCGAGACGGAGATCGTGCCCTCGGACCGCCGCAAGGTGATCATCCTGGGCTCGGGCCCCAACCGCATCGGCCAGGGCATCGAGTTCGACTACTCGTGCGTGCACGCGTCCTTCGCGCTGGCCGAGGCCGGGTACGAGACGATCATGATCAACTGCAATCCGGAGACGGTCTCCACCGACTACGACACGAGCGACCGGCTCTACTTCGAGCCGCTCACCCTCGAGGACGTGCTCGAGATCGTGCACGCGGAGCAGCAGGCGGGCGAGCTCGTCGGCGTCGTCGTGCAGCTCGGCGGGCAGACCGCGCTCGGGCTCGCCAAGGGCCTCGAGGCCGCGGGCGTCCCGATCCTCGGCACGAGCCCGTCGGCCATCGACCTCGCGGAGGAGCGGGGCCTGTTCTCCGGCATCCTCGACGCGGCCGGCCTCGTGGCCCCGCGCAACGGCACGGCCACCGTCATCGAGGAGGCCGTGGTCGTGGCCGAGGAGATCGGCTACCCCGTCCTCGTCCGCCCGAGCTACGTGCTCGGCGGCCGCGGCATGGAGATCGTCTTCGACACCGCCACGCTGCACGACTACTTCCTGCGCATGGCCGACCAGGGCATCATCGGCGCGGGGAAGCCCCTCCTCATCGACCGGTTCCTCGACGACGCCATCGAGATCGACATCGACGCCATCTACGACGGCACCGAGCTGTACGTCGGCGGCGTGATGGAGCACATCGAGGAGGCCGGGATCCACTCGGGCGACTCGAGCTGCACGCTCCCGCCCGTCACGCTCGGCCGCGGCCAGATCCAGCAGGTCGTCGACGCCACGCGCGCCATCGCCGAGGGCGTCGGCGTGCGCGGCCTCCTCAACGTGCAGTTCGCCATCGGCGCGGGCGTGCTCTACGTCCTCGAGGCGAACCCGCGGGCGAGCCGCACGGTGCCGTTCGTCTCCAAGGCGCTCGGCATCCCGCTCGCGAAGGCCGCGTCGCTCGTCATGGTGGGCACCTCCATCGCGGAGCTGAAGGCGTCGGGCCTCCTGCCCGAGCGCGACGGATCCGACGTCCCCATGGACTCGCCCGTGGCCGTCAAGGAGGCCGTGCTGCCCTTCAAGCGGTTCCGCACGAAGGACGGCCTCATCGTCGACTCCGTGCTCGGCCCGGAGATGCGCTCCACGGGCGAGGTCATGGGCATCGACCGCGACTTCCCCCGCGCCTTCGCCAAGAGCCAGGAGGCGGCCTTCGGCGGCCTCCCGCTCTCGGGCACGGTGTTCGTCTCCGTCGCCGACCGCGACAAGCGCTCCATCGTGCTCCCGGTGCTCCGGCTCCAGCAGCTCGGCTTCGAGGTGCTCGCGACCGCGGGGACGGCCGAGATCCTCAGCCGCAACGGGATCCAGGCGCGCGTCGTCCGCAAGTACAGCGAGTCGCCGGCCGAGGGGGACTCGCCGTCGATCGTCGACCTCATCAACCGCGACCAGGTCGACGTCGTGATCAACACGCCCTCGGGCCGCACGGCCCGCGCGGACGGCTACGAGATCCGCGCGGCGGCCGTCGCGGCGGACAAGCCGCTGTTCACGACCATCGCGCAGCTCACGGCCGCGGTCGCGTCCTTCGACGCCATCCGCGCCGGGTTCGACGTGACGAGCCTGCAGGACTACGCGATCGCCCGCGAGGCCCGCCGGTGA
- the pyrF gene encoding orotidine-5'-phosphate decarboxylase, producing the protein MTTADGGATQVAPPFGARLARAFRERGHLCVGIDPHRSLLDAWGLPDDARGLEEFGLRVVEATAGRAGIVKPQVAFFERHGSAGYAALERVLAAARDAGLLVIADAKRGDIGSTVDAYGAAWLAPDSPLRADAVTLTAYTGVGSLDGVRAAADAWGAGVFVLAATSNPEAERLQRALLPTDGSAGPARTVARGIQDAAVAANGPRDDPSAEPGAFGLVIGATVDAADAGLDLAELTRTPILAPGFGHQGALLGDVRKLFGPASGVVIASASRSILATGPRRVAEAVTDHAGRLEEVLP; encoded by the coding sequence GTGACGACCGCGGACGGCGGGGCGACGCAGGTCGCCCCGCCGTTCGGCGCGCGCCTCGCCCGCGCGTTCCGCGAGCGCGGCCACCTCTGCGTGGGCATCGACCCGCACCGGTCGCTGCTCGACGCGTGGGGCCTCCCGGACGACGCGCGCGGCCTCGAGGAGTTCGGTCTCCGCGTGGTCGAGGCGACCGCGGGGCGGGCCGGCATCGTGAAGCCCCAGGTCGCGTTCTTCGAGCGCCATGGATCCGCGGGGTACGCCGCGCTCGAGCGCGTCCTCGCCGCGGCGCGCGACGCGGGGCTGCTCGTGATCGCCGACGCCAAGCGCGGGGACATCGGCTCCACGGTCGACGCCTACGGCGCAGCCTGGCTCGCGCCCGACAGCCCGCTCCGCGCCGACGCCGTGACCCTCACGGCCTACACGGGCGTGGGATCCCTCGACGGCGTCCGCGCCGCGGCGGACGCCTGGGGGGCGGGCGTGTTCGTCCTCGCCGCCACCAGCAACCCGGAGGCCGAGCGGCTCCAGCGCGCGCTGCTGCCCACCGACGGATCCGCCGGCCCCGCCCGGACGGTCGCCCGCGGGATCCAGGACGCGGCCGTCGCGGCGAACGGCCCCCGCGACGATCCGTCCGCCGAGCCCGGCGCCTTCGGCCTCGTCATCGGCGCCACGGTCGACGCCGCCGACGCGGGCCTCGACCTGGCCGAGCTCACCCGCACGCCGATCCTCGCGCCCGGCTTCGGCCACCAGGGCGCGCTCCTCGGCGATGTCCGGAAGCTGTTCGGCCCCGCGTCCGGCGTTGTGATCGCGAGCGCGTCGCGGAGTATCCTCGCGACTGGGCCACGGCGTGTCGCGGAGGCCGTCACCGACCACGCCGGACGACTCGAAGAGGTGCTGCCATGA
- the gmk gene encoding guanylate kinase, translating to MRPEPPEVDRIAASQAAVAARRARAQVKSDIVTGERTPLGVLDASADPARRAEATLRVTEFLTSIPNIGPTKLERILGELGISTAKRLGGLGVHQRVRLTRFLEEWQTAKQIVEPSRLVVLAGPTAVGKGTVSTYIRENEPDVLLSVSATTRAPRPGEVEGVNYYFVSDAEFDAMVEREELLEWAKVHNAHRYGTPRAPIDVALAEGRSVLLEIDIQGARQVKAAMPEARLVFLLPPTWEELVRRLVGRGTEGPEEQQRRLDTAKVELAAQDEFDHLVVNRDVAEAAREVVELMKTRKAVGP from the coding sequence ATGAGGCCCGAACCACCCGAGGTCGACCGCATCGCCGCCTCCCAGGCCGCCGTCGCCGCCCGCCGCGCCCGCGCGCAGGTGAAGAGCGACATCGTCACGGGGGAGCGCACGCCGCTCGGCGTGCTCGACGCGTCGGCCGACCCCGCGCGTCGCGCCGAGGCGACGCTCCGGGTCACCGAGTTCCTCACGAGCATCCCGAACATCGGCCCCACCAAGCTCGAGCGGATCCTCGGCGAGCTCGGCATCTCCACGGCCAAGCGCCTCGGCGGGCTCGGCGTCCACCAGCGCGTGCGGCTCACCCGCTTCCTCGAGGAGTGGCAGACCGCGAAGCAGATCGTCGAGCCCAGCCGGCTCGTCGTGCTCGCGGGTCCCACGGCCGTCGGCAAGGGCACCGTCTCGACGTACATCCGCGAGAACGAGCCCGACGTGCTCCTGTCCGTGTCCGCCACGACGCGCGCGCCGCGTCCCGGCGAGGTCGAGGGGGTCAACTACTACTTCGTCTCCGACGCCGAGTTCGACGCGATGGTCGAGCGGGAGGAGCTCCTCGAGTGGGCGAAGGTCCACAACGCGCACCGCTACGGCACGCCGCGCGCGCCCATCGACGTGGCGCTGGCCGAGGGCCGCAGCGTCCTGCTCGAGATCGACATCCAGGGCGCGCGCCAGGTGAAGGCCGCCATGCCTGAGGCCCGGCTCGTGTTCCTGCTGCCGCCGACCTGGGAGGAGCTCGTGCGTCGCCTGGTCGGCCGCGGCACGGAGGGACCGGAGGAGCAGCAGCGCCGTCTCGACACCGCGAAGGTCGAGCTGGCCGCCCAGGACGAGTTCGACCACCTCGTCGTCAACCGCGATGTCGCGGAGGCCGCGCGCGAGGTCGTAGAATTGATGAAGACCAGGAAGGCCGTCGGTCCGTGA
- the rpoZ gene encoding DNA-directed RNA polymerase subunit omega: protein MVDKTQGIIDPPIDELLSKVDSKYALVIFASKRARQINDYYADLHEGSLFDNVGPLVDSTIDDKPLSVAMHEINEDKLVATPIVEPAAS, encoded by the coding sequence ATGGTTGACAAGACCCAGGGCATCATCGACCCGCCCATCGACGAGCTCCTCTCGAAGGTCGACTCGAAGTACGCGCTCGTGATCTTCGCCTCCAAGCGGGCCCGCCAGATCAACGACTACTACGCCGACCTCCACGAGGGCAGCCTGTTCGACAACGTGGGGCCGCTCGTCGACTCCACCATCGACGACAAGCCCCTCTCGGTCGCCATGCACGAGATCAACGAGGACAAGCTCGTCGCCACGCCCATCGTGGAGCCCGCGGCCTCCTAG
- the coaBC gene encoding bifunctional phosphopantothenoylcysteine decarboxylase/phosphopantothenate--cysteine ligase CoaBC codes for MVVVGITGGIAAYKAVGVVRGLVLLGHDVHVVPTEAALRFVGKPTLEAVSRNPVTSDLYDGVSEVRHVALGQKADLIVVAPATAHTLASMALGLSDDLLGTTILASRAPLVIAPAMHTEMWQHPATQANAAILRARGATLIGPTSGRLTGTDSGPGRMAEVEDVLAAALAAVRPGGRDLAGRRVVVSAGGTREPLDPVRFLGNRSSGRQGVALATAARDRGADVVLVAAHLEVPAPTGVRVVPVSTALELEDAMVREAEGADVVIMAAAVADYRPVAVSAGKIKKEEAGDELSVALVRNPDILQRLAADAAVPRADGSHRLVVGFAAETEEDPAELLRIGRAKLARKGCDLLVLNRVGWSQGFATEGNAITVLGRTGDTLAEASGSKEQVAHRILDVVGTPTPV; via the coding sequence ATGGTCGTCGTGGGGATCACGGGCGGCATCGCGGCCTACAAGGCCGTCGGCGTGGTCCGCGGCCTCGTGCTGCTCGGCCACGACGTGCACGTCGTGCCCACCGAGGCCGCGCTCCGCTTCGTCGGCAAGCCGACCCTGGAGGCCGTGAGCCGGAACCCGGTCACGAGCGACCTCTACGACGGGGTCTCCGAGGTGCGCCACGTCGCGCTGGGCCAGAAGGCCGACCTCATCGTCGTCGCCCCGGCCACCGCCCACACGCTGGCGTCGATGGCCCTCGGCCTCTCCGACGACCTGCTCGGCACCACCATCCTCGCGAGCCGCGCGCCCCTCGTCATCGCCCCCGCGATGCACACCGAGATGTGGCAGCACCCGGCGACCCAGGCGAACGCGGCCATCCTGCGCGCGCGCGGCGCGACGCTCATCGGCCCCACCTCGGGTCGCCTCACCGGCACGGACTCCGGGCCCGGCCGCATGGCCGAGGTCGAGGACGTGCTGGCCGCCGCCCTCGCCGCCGTCCGCCCGGGCGGCCGTGACCTCGCGGGCCGGCGCGTCGTCGTCTCCGCGGGCGGCACGCGCGAGCCGCTGGACCCCGTGCGGTTCCTCGGCAACCGCTCCTCGGGCCGGCAGGGCGTCGCCCTCGCGACCGCCGCGCGCGACCGCGGCGCCGACGTCGTGCTCGTCGCCGCGCACCTCGAGGTCCCCGCGCCGACGGGCGTCCGCGTGGTGCCCGTGTCCACCGCGCTCGAGCTCGAGGACGCCATGGTGCGCGAGGCGGAGGGCGCCGACGTCGTGATCATGGCCGCGGCCGTGGCCGACTACCGGCCCGTCGCGGTGTCCGCCGGCAAGATCAAGAAGGAGGAGGCGGGGGACGAGCTGTCCGTCGCCCTCGTGCGCAACCCGGACATCCTGCAGCGCCTCGCGGCCGACGCCGCCGTGCCGCGGGCGGACGGCTCGCACCGCCTCGTCGTCGGCTTCGCCGCGGAGACCGAGGAGGACCCGGCGGAGCTGCTGCGGATCGGCCGCGCGAAGCTCGCGCGGAAGGGCTGCGACCTGCTCGTCCTCAACAGGGTGGGGTGGTCGCAAGGGTTCGCCACGGAGGGCAACGCGATCACGGTGCTCGGGAGGACCGGAGATACACTGGCCGAGGCCTCCGGCTCCAAGGAGCAGGTCGCCCATCGAATTCTCGACGTAGTGGGCACGCCGACGCCTGTGTAG
- the metK gene encoding methionine adenosyltransferase — MTDLRLFTSESVTEGHPDKICDQISDSILDALLTQDPASRAAVETLVTTGLVHVAGEVTTSGYVDIPQIVRDRIRDIGYDSSEVGFDGSNCGVTVSIGAQSPDIAQGVDRSYESRSGSASTDARDLQGAGDQGLMFGYASRDTPVFMPLPIYLAHRLAERLAAVRHAGELAYLRPDGKTQVTIGYEGLVPRTVDTVVLSTQHGPQVSQEDLRREVEEHVIRPVLAEAAEIGIELDSRDATMLINPTGKFEIGGPKGDAGLTGRKIIVDTYGGFSRHGGGAFSGKDPSKVDRSAAYAMRWVAKNAVAAGLADRLEVQVAYAIGKAAPVGLYVETFGTAHVPEDRIVRAIRETFDLRPAAIVEQLDLLRPIYAQTAAYGHFGRELPDFTWEALDRVADLQSAAGL; from the coding sequence GTGACCGACCTGCGCCTGTTCACCTCCGAGTCCGTCACCGAGGGCCACCCGGACAAGATCTGCGACCAGATCTCGGACAGCATCCTCGACGCGCTCCTCACCCAGGACCCGGCGAGCCGCGCGGCCGTCGAGACGCTCGTCACCACGGGCCTCGTGCACGTTGCGGGCGAGGTCACCACCTCGGGCTACGTCGACATCCCGCAGATCGTGCGCGACCGCATCCGGGACATCGGCTACGACTCCTCCGAGGTCGGGTTCGACGGCAGCAACTGCGGCGTCACGGTCTCCATCGGCGCGCAGTCGCCCGACATCGCGCAGGGCGTCGACCGCTCGTACGAGTCCCGCTCGGGATCCGCGTCCACGGACGCGCGCGACCTCCAGGGCGCCGGCGACCAGGGCCTCATGTTCGGCTACGCCTCGCGCGACACCCCCGTCTTCATGCCCCTGCCCATCTACCTCGCGCACCGCCTCGCCGAGCGCCTCGCGGCGGTCCGCCACGCGGGCGAGCTCGCGTACCTGCGGCCCGACGGCAAGACGCAGGTCACCATCGGCTACGAGGGGCTCGTCCCGCGCACGGTCGACACCGTCGTGCTCAGCACGCAGCACGGCCCGCAGGTCTCCCAGGAGGACCTCCGCCGCGAGGTCGAGGAGCACGTCATCCGGCCCGTGCTCGCGGAGGCGGCCGAGATCGGCATCGAGCTCGACTCGCGCGACGCGACGATGCTCATCAACCCGACGGGCAAGTTCGAGATCGGCGGGCCGAAGGGCGACGCCGGGCTCACGGGCCGGAAGATCATCGTCGACACCTACGGCGGGTTCAGCCGGCACGGCGGCGGCGCGTTCAGCGGCAAGGACCCGTCGAAGGTCGACCGCAGCGCCGCGTACGCCATGCGCTGGGTCGCGAAGAACGCGGTCGCCGCGGGCCTCGCCGACCGGCTCGAGGTGCAGGTCGCGTACGCGATCGGCAAGGCCGCGCCCGTGGGGCTGTACGTCGAGACGTTCGGCACGGCGCACGTGCCCGAGGACCGCATCGTCCGCGCGATCCGCGAGACCTTCGACCTGCGTCCCGCCGCCATCGTCGAGCAGCTCGACCTGCTCCGTCCCATCTACGCGCAGACCGCCGCCTACGGGCACTTCGGCCGCGAGCTGCCGGACTTCACCTGGGAGGCGCTCGACCGTGTCGCCGACCTGCAGAGCGCCGCGGGGCTCTGA
- a CDS encoding primosomal protein N', which produces MTAEADGAHADGAATPVPVPTSADAPVRPPVVRVMVDSPLPQLDRLFDYAVPEALRATCVPGVRVRVPLRSAGRVADGYVVGVGDGGGYDGTLSEVEQVVSPLPVLLPEIWALAREVADRQAGTASDVIRLAVPPRQVRVEKAHLAALETAAEGDPAAADDAPAADAPVDPGALPPVDGYAPEGLAAAVDGSGRLAVDAIPEVVELPGGAWAGRWAVTLAQAAARVLASGRSSILVVPDYRDQDQLEAALAAHAPAGSVLRTDARQSGPDRYRSFLAGLGDAPRIVVGNRSAVYAPAPRLGLVALWDEGDPLHAEPLSPYAHARDVALLRSRQQATALVLLAHSRSTEVERLVAIGYLGTASPVVARPPRVIPTTSQTGDEGFARQARIPSGAWRAAKDAVEHGPVLIQVARPGYAPLVACRACRQAARCTVCTGPLGMSTATSTPTCGWCGHLAGDWRCANCGSDELRLVTIGAGRTAEELGRAFPGVQVVLADGERHVQEVDAESRLVVATRGAEPVAAGGYRAILLLDGERMLARESLRVGEDVLRQWSNAAALAAPRAPVMLVGVGGQVARALATWQQPRYAREELLERRALRFPPAVRAASVEGLPDAVGAAVERLDGIAGVDVLGPVPTEGGKVRAIVRLDYASGADAARELRAAVVRTASSRRKPVAGRTGFRPTVPLRVRFDDTGLF; this is translated from the coding sequence ATGACGGCGGAGGCGGACGGCGCGCACGCGGACGGCGCCGCGACGCCCGTCCCGGTGCCGACGTCCGCGGATGCACCGGTGCGCCCGCCCGTGGTGCGGGTCATGGTCGACTCGCCGCTGCCGCAGCTCGACCGGCTGTTCGACTACGCGGTGCCCGAGGCGCTGCGCGCGACGTGCGTGCCCGGCGTGCGCGTGCGCGTGCCGCTCCGGTCCGCGGGCCGCGTGGCCGACGGCTACGTCGTCGGGGTCGGCGACGGCGGCGGCTACGACGGCACGCTCAGCGAGGTGGAGCAGGTCGTGTCGCCGCTGCCCGTGCTGCTCCCGGAGATCTGGGCGCTCGCTCGGGAGGTCGCCGACCGGCAGGCCGGGACCGCGTCCGACGTGATCCGGCTCGCCGTGCCGCCGCGCCAGGTGCGCGTGGAGAAGGCGCACCTGGCCGCCTTGGAGACCGCCGCCGAGGGTGACCCGGCCGCCGCGGACGACGCCCCCGCGGCCGACGCTCCCGTCGACCCCGGCGCGCTGCCGCCCGTCGACGGCTACGCGCCCGAGGGCCTCGCCGCCGCGGTCGACGGATCCGGACGCCTGGCCGTCGACGCGATCCCCGAGGTCGTCGAGCTCCCCGGCGGCGCGTGGGCCGGCCGCTGGGCGGTCACGCTCGCCCAGGCCGCCGCGCGCGTGCTCGCGTCGGGACGCAGCAGCATCCTCGTCGTGCCCGACTACCGCGACCAGGACCAGCTCGAGGCCGCCCTCGCGGCGCACGCGCCGGCCGGGTCCGTGCTGCGCACCGACGCGCGCCAGTCCGGCCCCGACCGCTACCGCTCGTTCCTCGCGGGCCTCGGGGACGCGCCGCGCATCGTCGTCGGCAACCGGTCGGCCGTGTACGCGCCCGCTCCGCGCCTCGGCCTCGTCGCCCTGTGGGACGAGGGCGACCCGCTGCATGCCGAGCCCCTCAGCCCCTACGCCCACGCCCGCGACGTCGCGCTCCTCCGCAGCAGGCAGCAGGCCACGGCGCTCGTGCTGCTCGCGCACTCACGGAGCACCGAGGTCGAGCGGCTCGTCGCGATCGGGTACCTCGGCACCGCGTCGCCCGTGGTCGCCCGGCCGCCGCGCGTGATCCCGACCACCTCGCAGACGGGCGACGAGGGCTTCGCCCGGCAGGCCCGGATCCCGTCGGGCGCCTGGCGCGCCGCGAAGGACGCCGTCGAGCACGGGCCGGTCCTCATCCAGGTCGCGCGGCCCGGCTACGCGCCGCTCGTGGCGTGCCGGGCGTGCCGTCAGGCCGCGCGCTGCACCGTCTGCACCGGCCCGCTCGGCATGTCCACCGCCACGAGCACCCCCACGTGCGGCTGGTGCGGGCACCTGGCCGGCGACTGGCGCTGCGCGAACTGCGGGTCCGACGAGCTGCGCCTCGTCACCATCGGCGCCGGCCGGACGGCGGAGGAGCTGGGTCGCGCGTTCCCCGGCGTGCAGGTGGTGCTGGCCGACGGCGAGCGCCACGTGCAGGAGGTCGACGCCGAGTCCCGGCTCGTCGTCGCCACGCGCGGCGCCGAGCCCGTGGCCGCGGGCGGCTACCGGGCGATCCTCCTCCTCGACGGCGAGCGGATGCTCGCGCGCGAGAGCCTGCGGGTGGGGGAGGACGTGCTCCGGCAGTGGTCGAACGCCGCGGCCCTCGCGGCTCCGCGCGCGCCCGTGATGCTCGTGGGCGTCGGCGGCCAGGTCGCCCGCGCCCTCGCCACGTGGCAGCAGCCGCGCTACGCGCGCGAGGAGCTCCTCGAGCGCCGCGCCCTCCGGTTCCCGCCCGCGGTGCGCGCGGCGAGCGTCGAGGGGCTGCCGGACGCGGTCGGCGCCGCGGTCGAGCGGCTCGACGGGATCGCCGGGGTCGACGTCCTGGGTCCCGTGCCCACCGAGGGCGGCAAGGTGCGGGCGATCGTCCGGCTCGACTACGCGAGCGGGGCCGACGCCGCGCGCGAGCTCCGGGCGGCCGTCGTGCGCACCGCCTCGAGCCGGCGGAAGCCCGTCGCCGGACGCACCGGGTTCCGGCCCACGGTCCCGCTCCGTGTACGGTTCGACGACACGGGCCTGTTCTGA
- the fmt gene encoding methionyl-tRNA formyltransferase — translation MRLVFAGTPLAAVPSLQLLAASGHEVALVVTRADAPLGRKRVLTPSPVAAEAERLGIPTLRTNRLDEEATARVAAVGADLGVIVAYGGLVREPLLATPVHGWINLHFSLLPRWRGAAPVQRSIMAGERVTGASVFQLERGMDTGPVFAMEERPTGDHETAGHVLEALAVQGADLLVRTVDGIADGTAVARPQEGEPTLAPKTTIEDGRVDWARPADEVLARIRGVTPEPGAHTSVGDVRLKVHRAAVLRDAAPLEPGRIASVGGRVVVGTAGHPVELIQVQPAGKSPMPAADWWRGVTEEDVTAR, via the coding sequence ATGAGACTCGTCTTCGCCGGCACGCCCCTCGCGGCCGTGCCCTCGCTCCAGCTGCTCGCGGCGTCCGGCCACGAGGTCGCGCTCGTCGTCACGCGCGCGGACGCGCCGCTCGGGCGCAAGCGCGTGCTCACCCCCTCGCCCGTCGCCGCCGAGGCCGAGCGCCTCGGCATCCCGACGCTCCGCACGAACCGGCTCGACGAGGAGGCGACGGCCCGCGTCGCGGCGGTCGGGGCGGACCTCGGCGTCATCGTCGCGTACGGCGGCCTCGTCCGCGAGCCGCTGCTCGCGACGCCCGTGCACGGCTGGATCAACCTGCACTTCTCGCTGCTCCCGCGCTGGCGCGGCGCCGCGCCCGTCCAGCGCTCGATCATGGCGGGCGAGCGCGTCACGGGCGCGAGCGTGTTCCAGCTCGAGCGCGGCATGGACACCGGTCCCGTCTTCGCGATGGAGGAGCGCCCCACGGGCGACCACGAGACGGCCGGCCACGTGCTCGAAGCCCTCGCGGTCCAGGGTGCCGACCTGCTCGTCCGCACGGTCGACGGGATCGCGGACGGCACCGCCGTCGCCCGCCCGCAGGAGGGCGAGCCCACGCTCGCGCCGAAGACGACCATCGAGGACGGCCGCGTCGACTGGGCGCGTCCCGCGGACGAGGTGCTCGCGCGCATCCGCGGCGTGACGCCCGAGCCCGGCGCGCACACGTCCGTGGGCGACGTGCGCCTCAAGGTCCACCGCGCCGCGGTCCTCCGCGACGCCGCGCCGCTCGAGCCCGGGCGCATCGCCTCCGTCGGCGGGCGTGTCGTCGTCGGCACCGCCGGCCACCCCGTGGAGCTCATCCAGGTGCAGCCCGCGGGGAAGAGCCCCATGCCCGCCGCCGACTGGTGGCGCGGCGTCACCGAGGAGGACGTCACCGCACGATGA